From one Mytilus edulis chromosome 1, xbMytEdul2.2, whole genome shotgun sequence genomic stretch:
- the LOC139519866 gene encoding acetylcholine receptor subunit delta-like, which translates to MLVFIICFFTVSFSLCQNSSDFKALKKELFFTKEYDKDSKPVKDYKSTIYVNVELTLNSLITLDEVQQRLTTIGYLHISWHDEFLTWDRKQYGDLDYIYLPQSSIWKPDITLQDSYTEMEELGSDLILATIKHDGSVSWTPFQVFNSYCPVSMTFFPFDRQTCEFVFGAWSMQMNDISLLITNVSGIALERSIKENTIWTIVSTSVKATQYHEESRVIFSITLQRKPLYVMMHLVLPLVLLTLLNLFTFAIPADSGERMGYTVTVWLSFGVFLTLVGQSLPESSESISFMDIFIVMQLFQSTLVVLLSAVLSRLIARNGQTFISSCLLKRIVTYKRGKSVNTSSEIKKDEKETQIYITWKEYVSTIDFCLFWCLLSICILLITALSFYTVYKAEYTLSGK; encoded by the coding sequence atgcttgtttttatcatttgtttttttactgTCAGTTTTTCTTTATGTCAAAACTCAAGTGATTTCAAAGCTTTGAAAAAGGAGCTATTCTTTACAAAGGAATATGATAAAGATTCAAAACCTGTAAAAGATTATAAGAGTACCATCTACGTAAATGTTGAATTGACCTtaaactcactaataacactcgATGAAGTTCAACAAAGATTAACAACTATTGGATATCTTCATATAAGCTGGCATGACGAGTTCCTAACATGGGACCGAAAACAATATGGAGACTTGGACTATATATACCTTCCTCAGTCAAGCATCTGGAAACCTGATATAACTTTACAAGATAGTTATACAGAGATGGAAGAGCTCGGTTCCGATTTGATATTGGCGACAATAAAACATGATGGTAGTGTCAGTTGGACACCGTTTCAAGTATTTAATTCATACTGTCCAGTCTCAATGACGTTCTTTCCATTTGACAGGCAAACTTGCGAATTTGTTTTCGGAGCTTGGAGTATGCAAATGAACGACATTTCCCTTCTCATAACAAATGTGTCAGGAATAGCATTGGAGCGCtcaataaaagaaaatacaatttgGACAATTGTTTCAACCTCAGTAAAGGCAACACAGTACCATGAAGAATCTCGAGTGATATTTTCTATCACATTACAGAGGAAACCGTTGTATGTTATGATGCATTTAGTCCTCCCGTTAGTCCTTTTAACACTTTTGAATCTGTTTACATTTGCCATACCTGCTGATAGTGGTGAACGGATGGGTTACACGGTAACCGTTTGGTTGTCCTTCGGTGTGTTCCTTACTCTTGTTGGACAGTCTCTTCCAGAGAGTTCGGAATCTATATCTTTTATGGATATATTTATAGTGATGCAGCTATTCCAAAGCACACTGGTTGTGTTACTGTCGGCCGTTTTATCCAGATTAATCGCTCGAAATGGACAGACATTTATTTCGTCATGTCTCCTAAAACGCATTGTAACCTATAAGAGAGGAAAGAGTGTGAACACATCATCGGAGATTAAGAAAGATGAAAAGGAAACTCAAATATACATTACATGGAAAGAGTATGTGTCTACTATTGATTTCTGCTTGTTTTGGTGTTTGCTGTCAATATGCATCCTATTGATAACCGCACTTTCATTCTACACTGTTTACAAAGCTGAATATACGCTTTCAGGGAAATGA
- the LOC139519779 gene encoding acetylcholine receptor subunit delta-like → MIVFIIWFSTVSFSLCQNSSDFKALKKELFFTKEYDKDSKPVQDYESTIYVNVELTLNSLITLDEVQQRLTTIGYLNISWHDEFLTWNRQQYGDLDYIYLPQSEIWKPDITLQDSYTGMKELGSDLILATIKHDGRVNWTPFQVFNSYCPVSMTFFPFDRQTCEFVFGAWSMRLKDVSLLIKNVSGIALERSIKENTIWTVISTSACTAQYHEESLVIFSITLQRKPLYVMLNMVLPLVLLSILNLFTFAIPADSGERMGYTVTVWLSFGVFLTIIGQSLPESSESISFMDIFIVMQLFQSTLVVLLSAILSRFCARNGQTFISSCLLKRIVTYKRGTSVNTSSEIQKDEKETHIYITWKEYVSTIDFCSFWCLLSICILSITALSFYTVYKAEYTLSGK, encoded by the coding sequence ATGATTGTTTTTATCATTTGGTTTTCTACTGTCAGTTTTTCTTTATGCCAAAACTCAAGTGATTTCAAAGCTTTGAAAAAGGAGCTATTCTTTACAAAGGAATATGATAAAGATTCCAAACCTGTACAAGATTACGAGAGTACCATCTACGTAAATGTTGAATTGACATtaaactcactaataacactcgATGAAGTTCAACAAAGATTAACGACTATTGGATATCTTAATATAAGCTGGCATGATGAGTTCCTAACATGGAACCGACAACAATATGGAGACTTGGACTATATATACCTTCCTCAGTCAGAGATATGGAAACCGGATATAACCTTACAAGATAGTTATACAGGGATGAAAGAGCTCGGTTCCGATTTGATATTGGCGACAATCAAACATGATGGTAGGGTCAATTGGACACCGTTTCAAGTATTTAATTCATACTGTCCAGTGTCAATGACGTTCTTTCCATTTGACAGGCAAACTTGCGAATTTGTTTTCGGAGCTTGGAGTATGCGTTTGAAAGATGTTTCCCTTCTAATAAAAAATGTGTCAGGAATAGCATTGGAGCGCtcaataaaagaaaatacaatttgGACGGTTATTTCAACCTCAGCATGTACAGCACAGTACCACGAAGAATCTCTAGTGATATTTTCTATCACATTACAGAGGAAACCGTTGTATGTTATGCTGAATATGGTTCTGCCGTTAGTCCTTTTATCAATTTTGAATCTGTTTACATTTGCCATACCTGCTGATAGTGGAGAACGCATGGGTTACACGGTAACCGTTTGGTTGTCCTTCGGTGTGTTTCTTACTATTATTGGACAGTCTCTGCCAGAGAGTTCGGAATCAATATCTTTTATGGATATATTTATAGTGATGCAGCTATTCCAAAGTACACTGGTTGTGTTGCTTTCAGCCATTTTATCCCGATTTTGTGCTCGAAATGGACAGACATTTATTTCGTCATGTCTCCTAAAACGCATTGTAACCTATAAGAGAGGAACGAGTGTGAACACATCATCGGAGATTCAGAAAGATGAAAAGGAAACTCATATTTACATTACATGGAAAGAGTATGTGTCCACTATTGATTTCTGTTCGTTTTGGTGTTTGCTGTCAATATGCATACTTTCAATTACTGCACTTTCATTTTACACTGTTTACAAAGCTGAATATACGCTTTCAGGAAAATGA
- the LOC139483892 gene encoding neuronal acetylcholine receptor subunit alpha-3-like — protein sequence MFSYLCSIIILLSFVLNANADEQKEDESKKEEYKPIQELIKNVTNGRNKEVRPVNNWDEPVIIYFYFHMTYIQEFDEVAGKLSLNGYFGVQWRDNTVSWDPSEYGASSFTFNEELFWKPTFIMSNPYGEQKILYKDDSVKRVHYTGQIDWFPSDAFDISCQADVTDYPFDTQTCTIAFVLSAYDEKEVILWPTAFITEWFVPHKTWDLIETNLTRIASPQVANFHIKLKRKPMFFVFNLILPIVLMCILNPFVFLLPADSGERVGFSITVLLAIAVFLTISASGLPAISDPQIPTLSILLFADVTFSGVIVILVIISLRYYLRDENIPVSYLGEKFVTICRVLKCGCCCRKGTKGKGDEYGNKHENNDSVDISKIKLFGSEYQYRGTNSEEINSFTSKDEITWKNVGEELDFVFGTLSAVYMVTAHLLYILGIVLDFPLFS from the coding sequence ATGTTTTCGTATTTGTGCTCTATCATTATACTATTATCATTTGTACTTAATGCAAATGCTGATGAACAAAAAGAAGATGAATCGAAAAAAGAGGAATACAAACCTATACAGGAACTTATAAAAAATGTGACAAATGGAAGAAATAAAGAGGTCAGACCTGTCAACAATTGGGACGAACCTGttataatttacttttattttcatatgactTATATTCAGGAATTCGACGAAGTTGCCGGAAAATTAAGTTTAAACGGATATTTTGGAGTTCAGTGGAGAGACAATACTGTATCATGGGATCCTAGCGAATATGGCGCTTCTTCCTTTACATTCAATGAAGAATTATTTTGGAAACCAACCTTTATAATGTCAAATCCATATGgagaacaaaaaatattatataaagatgATAGTGTAAAGAGGGTGCATTACACTGGACAAATTGATTGGTTTCCAAGCGATGCATTCGATATTTCATGTCAGGCTGATGTTACAGATTATCCATTCGATACACAAACATGTACTATAGCATTTGTTTTATCGGCATATGACGAAAAAGAGGTAATTTTATGGCCAACAGCTTTTATAACTGAGTGGTTTGTCCCACATAAAACATGGGATTTGATTGAGACGAATCTGACTAGAATTGCTTCTCCACAGGTGGCAAATTTTCATATCAAACTGAAGAGAAAGCctatgttttttgttttcaacctaATACTGCCAATAGTTCTTATGTGTATTCTTAACCCTTTTGTCTTTCTACTACCAGCAGATTCAGGTGAACGGGTTGGATTTTCCATAACAGTATTATTGGCCATTGCAGTATTTCTGACGATTTCTGCCTCTGGTCTTCCGGCAATCTCAGATCCACAAATACCAACATTATCTATTCTTTTATTTGCTGACGTCACTTTTAGTGGCGTAATTGTTATACTAGTCATTATAAGTTTACGTTATTATCTGCGTGATGAAAATATTCCAGTTTCATATCTTGGAGAAAAATTTGTGACGATTTGTCGTGTACTAAAATGCGGTTGCTGCTGCAGGAAAGGGACGAAAGGTAAAGGTGACGAGTATGGAAACAAACATGAAAACAATGATAGTGTGGATATcagtaaaataaaactttttggaTCGGAGTACCAGTATCGAGGAACTAATAGTGAGGAAATCAACTCTTTTACCTCCAAAGATGAAATTACATGGAAGAATGTCGGAGAAGAACTTGACTTTGTTTTTGGCACTTTAAGTGCTGTTTATATGGTAACAGCACATTTATTGTATATTCTTGGAATTGTACTAgattttcctttattttcataa